caagagtctcttcacaggcaCCAATTCAGGACAGTCCATAAGCTGTGGACACTCTGTGGCTCCTGTAGACTGGAGGTGACAGGTTGTTTGAGAGGTGGTTTCTGAGAGGAGCCAGTACAAAGAGAGTGGAAGTGGTTTGACTCATTGAGACAGCCTAGTGTTCTCCAAAAATAGCAGCAGTTTCAGAAAAACATGAAATGGTTTGGTCACTAAGAAACATTAAATTACTTGGTGATTATTAAAATTCTTCTTCAGTGGAAATTTGATTACCCCCTTTTCAGCTATGAGTGAGTTTTCTGTGAAATGACCTTGAGCAGTCACAGCTCTGTGCACTGCGCAAGTAATCACAAAGGCAGCTAATGTGGGTGGAGACATCACTTCTACACTGGCACTGGGATAAGGTGGTCtgaaagggcccacttctgtgctgtacgattctatgattctgctgGTGTGCAGTCTAACTTTAGCACTTGTTACTATTACTTATTTGTGTTATTATCAGATTATCCACATCAACTCTCCCTCACCTGGGACTGTTTTTTGATTCCTCATATAATTAGCGTCATTCCTACAAGTTTTGGAATCCAAATGAGATCTAGGACACTTACccacatctcccccaccccattcGACGCACAAACTCTTGATTCCCCTGAATTAAAATCAATTATTTGGTGTTTTAAAGTTGAAAACTGGCCTTTCCCTCAGCACTGATAACCTTCCACTTGGTGTACCATTGCACATTTTCAGGTCACATCTTCAGAGGTTATTTAGGTGCTGTCTTTAGAAAACTCATTTCATGATGGCTAAAGTGACTTTGGCCATGAATAGAACCAAACTTCATAAAACCGAGTACAACATGAATTTACAACGTGTTGCAAGTTTTGCACATGTAACCAACAATGAATTTTGAACATTCTGTCTCTGAGCCATTGAGGCTGGGAAGATTTTGTGTTCAAGTTATCTAAAGGCTAGCTTAGAAGCTCCCAATAGATGCTAGAGGTCTCCTTTTTATTCTGGTTTATCAGAGACACAGAATGGAGACACTTGTGATAGAGACACTATGACTCAAAAATGAGTATAACTAGTAGAAAGTTGCCACTGCCTAtggcttcctccctctcccccagcaagaattcaatgacttcaggaacAAAAGAATCAAGAAAGTTCAAATGTTTGCTCTATTACATATAGGTAAACTTTACATTAATACCGCAAACAGTTGTGTGGTCTTTACAGTGTTACTCAGGTATGTTGATTGGAACCCttttttcccaccacagatgtatcAGTCCAGTCCTGGTGGCCAATCTTCATGCAGCAGTGAACCATCGCCACTTGGCAGCACCAACAACAATGACAGTGGAGTAGAAATGAACATCAACAGTGGAGGTAGCCTGGGAGATTTGACCGCATTAGATGATTCCCCAATTGTGGACTCCACTGTTTCATCTGGAACTTCAGCAATCGGCCTTCAGTTGAGAAAGAACATGACAGCATCCCAAAGACTTGAGCaactaaagaaagaaaaattgaagcaGGTTAGAGATATTCCTTCATGGGCAAACCCAGTGCCACCAGTCAAAAACACCAAGCTTCCTCTCATCCCCTTGAATGGTAAGTTGAGTTCTTGAACTTGTCTAGACTGTAGAGACTTGTGCACCATTCTAAAAAAAAGCAGTAATATTCTGGttatataagaacataaaatgttgttgaacagtgcagaattaggcctttcatTCCAACTGATCTGTGACACAGGGACTTCCTCAAATTCTACATTATCAAATCTGGCCTCCTTTTCCCTGTGTTCCCATGAATTTATCTGGTTTCAGATTCATCAAGCAGAAATTTAAAGTGTATATTATCTATTTTCAGGAACTTCACTGGAGAATTCAAGTACTGGTGGTTCTACTGCTGTATTGCCTAACCCCAGAATAATGGAACTGTCCAACAGTGAGATCACTGTGCTGAATCAACTGAATGATCGCCGGGACAGTACCACAAGTACCATCAGTTCAGCTTACACAGTCAGTCGAAGATCCTCTGGCATTTCCCCTTACTTTTCCAGTCGCCGTTCCAGTGAGGCTTCTCACATTGGTGGCCGTCCAAATAACATCAGCTCTGCCGACTCTTATGATCCCATCTCCGCTGATTTATCACGGAGGTCCAGTGAGGTCAGTTATTGCGGTGGCTTGCTCAATCTCACACCAGCTGAGCAGTACCGGCTGAAGGCCAAGTACGCGGCTGCAACTGGGGGACCACCACCAACTCCGCTGCCGAACATGGAGCGAATGAAGGCAAGGGCATCCCTCCTGGGTGAAGGCCACAATTCGATgctttcccccttccctcctcccgcTGCTCAAAGGCGATGTAGCGATGGCGTTCCTCGAGGATATGGTACAACAGCACTCAGGCCtcatgaagtgactggcaacattGCCCGTCGGGCCAGTGATCCCGTAAGGAGGACCACTGTGGATCCACTGTCCCTCCCCAGAGTCCAGCGCTTCAACAGCATGAACAACATGAACCCACTGCCGTTGCCACCAGCCATGGACAGAAGGCACTTCAGCCTTCCGAACGGCACTCGCTCGGATGGGAGCCTCCACAGATGCGCCTACTCACCTCGGCCGCCGAGCATCAGTGAGAACATTGCTATGGAGACAGTGGGAGCCGACATTGACGCTCAAGCTGTTGAGGATGACATCATGCTGCCTGACGACGTGGTGCAGTACATCAACTCTCAGGAAAATCGATTGGCCCAAGATAGCAATTCGCTAAGTTATGCTGgccagatgcagggtttccaagAAAACATGAACATGCAGAATCAGAATGTGTATGCCCAGCGAGGGATGGCGATGGTAGATGGAAATATGAATCAGTCAAGTTCTATGATGACACAGTGCCAGATGAGTCCAGGGACTCAACCATATCAGGGATCATCTAACATGAACAAGAACAGCATGCCGGTTCAATGGAATGAAGTAAGCTCAGGTACTGTTGATGTCATTCCCGATCAGTCAAAGCAGCAGTTCTCTCGATCAAACTTGGCAGTCGTTCAGCAAAAGCAGATGTTCGACCAATACCAGCATCTCAACCCTGCTCAGCCGGCTGTGACAATGAATCAGAACGAAATGACTCTGGCACCACAaggtttaatgcagagaaatattgGCATGAATGGACAAAAAGTGAACTATCTGCAGCAGCCTCAGCAGATGAGCTTGTGTCAGAATGCTAATCTGCCTCTCAGCCCACAACAAACCTATAACCAGTCCAGCCAAGTGCTTAGTCCCAACATTGCCAGCAGGACCCTAAGCCAAACATCTTGCAGTAATATGCCTGTGAACAACATCATGGGTTCACCTGTGCCAACGGGTACTCAAGACTTTAAGCAGATTGCAATGGCTCAAAACAAAGACCCAGCCCTCAAGAGCTATGTTCCAGCTGAACAGGTCCATGCACCAATTCATCAGCAGATGGCAGCCGCAAACGAGGTGTCAATGACGATGAACGGGTGTCGTGGGAGAGGTGAATCAGGCCAAGTCATGCGTCTTGCAAGCCAGCAGAACTATGGGTCTCATGTCCAGTCCGGTAGAAATCCAGACTGTGCCACCTTTGCTGTTCATGGTGCTTTAAGCCAAACCAATTCCCACATCAGCCCAAGTCAGCAGAACTTCAGCCAACAAGGACAAAGTGTCATGAATTCTGTTGGGCACAATTTAAGTCGTGGAATGATGCAGCCTCATCCACCACAGAGCTCAAATCCATCAGTGAGACAGCATGGTTTGATTAATTCTTTAAACATGCAACAACAGAGTTATTTGCAAAGACCACTTCAAATGAATGGGATGGGCCCCGGTCGTGGACACTCTGAAGTAAGCCAAAGTCAACCTGGTAATCAACTGTCAATGCAGTCTCAACAGTGTAATAACGATGGTGCAAACAGCGACTTGATGTTTTATTCTGGTCAAATCCACATGTATGAACAAAATAGTAACTTCAGTGGACAAATGGACTGTGCTATTCAGCAACAACAGCATATGTCAAGTGTCAAAGCTACAACAATGTCTTCACCAGGCACCAACCAGGTATCAAGTACTGTAAACTCCCATAGTCTAGACCAAGCACAGATAGATTTCGATGCTATTATGGATGATGGTGACCACTCTAGCTTGATGTCGGGTACACTAAGCCCCAgccttctgcagaatctctccCAAAATTCTTCCCGCCTCACCACTCCCCGGAATTCTCTGACTCTGCAGCCCATTCCAGCTGGATTGACTAATATGGCAATAGGAGACATGAGCTCTATGTTGACTACCTTGGCCGAGGAAAATAAATTTCTTAATATGATGTCTTAAATGTCCAAGAACAGTAATAAACATTGTCTAATTTCCAATTCCAGTCAACTTCAAAGCAAAATGCCTAAATCTGTTTCttttgaaacattaacattcctaaggaaagcaatttttttttatagacTTTGTATTTTAATGTATAAAAAGAAACCTTTATTC
The window above is part of the Pristis pectinata isolate sPriPec2 chromosome 1, sPriPec2.1.pri, whole genome shotgun sequence genome. Proteins encoded here:
- the gli2a gene encoding zinc finger protein GLI2a isoform X3; the protein is MAAQAQTTASEKKEGKSSIIEGDVFTEANKKSVASAAARASHHIFPAFHTPIPIDMRHHEGRYHYEPHSIHTIHGPPALAGSPVFSDISLIRLSPHRNPAGTGESPFSPPHPYVNPHHMEHYLRTMHGSPTLSMISAARGLSPADVPHEHLKDRGLFGLPPPPPGANPAEYYHQMTLMATHRSPYSDILMQTSGAGGPTHITDYINPVDMSRFSSPRPAPRMSRKRALSISPLSDASIDLQTMIRTSPNSLVAYINNSRSSSAASGSYGHLSAGAISPAFSFPHPINPVTIQMHQQILNQQRTLNSAFGHTPPLIQPSPTFAPRQHMSSTSAVLPPTQANNTSSEVSQSKLSGESAVSSTVDPLINKRTKVKTEVEGPRTVSPITEDRLAGLTEVKDDLDKDDCKQEPEVIYETVCHWEGCSKEYDTQEQLVHHINNEHIHGEKKEFVCRWRDCSREQKPFKAQYMLVVHMRRHTGEKPHKCTFEGCNKAYSRLENLKTHLRSHTGEKPYVCEHEGCNKAFSNASDRAKHQNRTHSNEKPYVCKIPGCTKRYTDPSSLRKHVKTVHGPDAHVTKKHRNDVHPRPPPPKEPSDHEVAISHSNRVSEEKAEANSTSGGLEDSLQVKTIKTENSVMYQSSPGGQSSCSSEPSPLGSTNNNDSGVEMNINSGGSLGDLTALDDSPIVDSTVSSGTSAIGLQLRKNMTASQRLEQLKKEKLKQVRDIPSWANPVPPVKNTKLPLIPLNGTSLENSSTGGSTAVLPNPRIMELSNSEITVLNQLNDRRDSTTSTISSAYTVSRRSSGISPYFSSRRSSEASHIGGRPNNISSADSYDPISADLSRRSSEVSYCGGLLNLTPAEQYRLKAKYAAATGGPPPTPLPNMERMKARASLLGEGHNSMLSPFPPPAAQRRCSDGVPRGYGTTALRPHEVTGNIARRASDPVRRTTVDPLSLPRVQRFNSMNNMNPLPLPPAMDRRHFSLPNGTRSDGSLHRCAYSPRPPSISENIAMETVGADIDAQAVEDDIMLPDDVVQYINSQENRLAQDSNSLSYAGQMQGFQENMNMQNQNVYAQRGMAMVDGNMNQSSSMMTQCQMSPGTQPYQGSSNMNKNSMPVQWNEVSSGTVDVIPDQSKQQFSRSNLAVVQQKQMFDQYQHLNPAQPAVTMNQNEMTLAPQGLMQRNIGMNGQKVNYLQQPQQMSLCQNANLPLSPQQTYNQSSQVLSPNIASRTLSQTSCSNMPVNNIMGSPVPTGTQDFKQIAMAQNKDPALKSYVPAEQVHAPIHQQMAAANEVSMTMNGCRGRGESGQVMRLASQQNYGSHVQSGRNPDCATFAVHGALSQTNSHISPSQQNFSQQGQSVMNSVGHNLSRGMMQPHPPQSSNPSVRQHGLINSLNMQQQSYLQRPLQMNGMGPGRGHSEVSQSQPGNQLSMQSQQCNNDGANSDLMFYSGQIHMYEQNSNFSGQMDCAIQQQQHMSSVKATTMSSPGTNQVSSTVNSHSLDQAQIDFDAIMDDGDHSSLMSGTLSPSLLQNLSQNSSRLTTPRNSLTLQPIPAGLTNMAIGDMSSMLTTLAEENKFLNMMS
- the gli2a gene encoding zinc finger protein GLI2a isoform X1; amino-acid sequence: MAAQAQTTASEKKEGKSSIIEGDVFTEANKKSVASAAAREVESPWPDYVRERRNAISMRPHGTGQSYCKINEEPCSSSEDTSSSSKIKNSLGSLPHLAEPQTPYRAVCLSVDPRNGYMDQRYSSHHIFPAFHTPIPIDMRHHEGRYHYEPHSIHTIHGPPALAGSPVFSDISLIRLSPHRNPAGTGESPFSPPHPYVNPHHMEHYLRTMHGSPTLSMISAARGLSPADVPHEHLKDRGLFGLPPPPPGANPAEYYHQMTLMATHRSPYSDILMQTSGAGGPTHITDYINPVDMSRFSSPRPAPRMSRKRALSISPLSDASIDLQTMIRTSPNSLVAYINNSRSSSAASGSYGHLSAGAISPAFSFPHPINPVTIQMHQQILNQQRTLNSAFGHTPPLIQPSPTFAPRQHMSSTSAVLPPTQANNTSSEVSQSKLSGESAVSSTVDPLINKRTKVKTEVEGPRTVSPITEDRLAGLTEVKDDLDKDDCKQEPEVIYETVCHWEGCSKEYDTQEQLVHHINNEHIHGEKKEFVCRWRDCSREQKPFKAQYMLVVHMRRHTGEKPHKCTFEGCNKAYSRLENLKTHLRSHTGEKPYVCEHEGCNKAFSNASDRAKHQNRTHSNEKPYVCKIPGCTKRYTDPSSLRKHVKTVHGPDAHVTKKHRNDVHPRPPPPKEPSDHEVAISHSNRVSEEKAEANSTSGGLEDSLQVKTIKTENSVMYQSSPGGQSSCSSEPSPLGSTNNNDSGVEMNINSGGSLGDLTALDDSPIVDSTVSSGTSAIGLQLRKNMTASQRLEQLKKEKLKQVRDIPSWANPVPPVKNTKLPLIPLNGTSLENSSTGGSTAVLPNPRIMELSNSEITVLNQLNDRRDSTTSTISSAYTVSRRSSGISPYFSSRRSSEASHIGGRPNNISSADSYDPISADLSRRSSEVSYCGGLLNLTPAEQYRLKAKYAAATGGPPPTPLPNMERMKARASLLGEGHNSMLSPFPPPAAQRRCSDGVPRGYGTTALRPHEVTGNIARRASDPVRRTTVDPLSLPRVQRFNSMNNMNPLPLPPAMDRRHFSLPNGTRSDGSLHRCAYSPRPPSISENIAMETVGADIDAQAVEDDIMLPDDVVQYINSQENRLAQDSNSLSYAGQMQGFQENMNMQNQNVYAQRGMAMVDGNMNQSSSMMTQCQMSPGTQPYQGSSNMNKNSMPVQWNEVSSGTVDVIPDQSKQQFSRSNLAVVQQKQMFDQYQHLNPAQPAVTMNQNEMTLAPQGLMQRNIGMNGQKVNYLQQPQQMSLCQNANLPLSPQQTYNQSSQVLSPNIASRTLSQTSCSNMPVNNIMGSPVPTGTQDFKQIAMAQNKDPALKSYVPAEQVHAPIHQQMAAANEVSMTMNGCRGRGESGQVMRLASQQNYGSHVQSGRNPDCATFAVHGALSQTNSHISPSQQNFSQQGQSVMNSVGHNLSRGMMQPHPPQSSNPSVRQHGLINSLNMQQQSYLQRPLQMNGMGPGRGHSEVSQSQPGNQLSMQSQQCNNDGANSDLMFYSGQIHMYEQNSNFSGQMDCAIQQQQHMSSVKATTMSSPGTNQVSSTVNSHSLDQAQIDFDAIMDDGDHSSLMSGTLSPSLLQNLSQNSSRLTTPRNSLTLQPIPAGLTNMAIGDMSSMLTTLAEENKFLNMMS
- the gli2a gene encoding zinc finger protein GLI2a isoform X2, translated to MRPHGTGQSYCKINEEPCSSSEDTSSSSKIKNSLGSLPHLAEPQTPYRAVCLSVDPRNGYMDQRYSSHHIFPAFHTPIPIDMRHHEGRYHYEPHSIHTIHGPPALAGSPVFSDISLIRLSPHRNPAGTGESPFSPPHPYVNPHHMEHYLRTMHGSPTLSMISAARGLSPADVPHEHLKDRGLFGLPPPPPGANPAEYYHQMTLMATHRSPYSDILMQTSGAGGPTHITDYINPVDMSRFSSPRPAPRMSRKRALSISPLSDASIDLQTMIRTSPNSLVAYINNSRSSSAASGSYGHLSAGAISPAFSFPHPINPVTIQMHQQILNQQRTLNSAFGHTPPLIQPSPTFAPRQHMSSTSAVLPPTQANNTSSEVSQSKLSGESAVSSTVDPLINKRTKVKTEVEGPRTVSPITEDRLAGLTEVKDDLDKDDCKQEPEVIYETVCHWEGCSKEYDTQEQLVHHINNEHIHGEKKEFVCRWRDCSREQKPFKAQYMLVVHMRRHTGEKPHKCTFEGCNKAYSRLENLKTHLRSHTGEKPYVCEHEGCNKAFSNASDRAKHQNRTHSNEKPYVCKIPGCTKRYTDPSSLRKHVKTVHGPDAHVTKKHRNDVHPRPPPPKEPSDHEVAISHSNRVSEEKAEANSTSGGLEDSLQVKTIKTENSVMYQSSPGGQSSCSSEPSPLGSTNNNDSGVEMNINSGGSLGDLTALDDSPIVDSTVSSGTSAIGLQLRKNMTASQRLEQLKKEKLKQVRDIPSWANPVPPVKNTKLPLIPLNGTSLENSSTGGSTAVLPNPRIMELSNSEITVLNQLNDRRDSTTSTISSAYTVSRRSSGISPYFSSRRSSEASHIGGRPNNISSADSYDPISADLSRRSSEVSYCGGLLNLTPAEQYRLKAKYAAATGGPPPTPLPNMERMKARASLLGEGHNSMLSPFPPPAAQRRCSDGVPRGYGTTALRPHEVTGNIARRASDPVRRTTVDPLSLPRVQRFNSMNNMNPLPLPPAMDRRHFSLPNGTRSDGSLHRCAYSPRPPSISENIAMETVGADIDAQAVEDDIMLPDDVVQYINSQENRLAQDSNSLSYAGQMQGFQENMNMQNQNVYAQRGMAMVDGNMNQSSSMMTQCQMSPGTQPYQGSSNMNKNSMPVQWNEVSSGTVDVIPDQSKQQFSRSNLAVVQQKQMFDQYQHLNPAQPAVTMNQNEMTLAPQGLMQRNIGMNGQKVNYLQQPQQMSLCQNANLPLSPQQTYNQSSQVLSPNIASRTLSQTSCSNMPVNNIMGSPVPTGTQDFKQIAMAQNKDPALKSYVPAEQVHAPIHQQMAAANEVSMTMNGCRGRGESGQVMRLASQQNYGSHVQSGRNPDCATFAVHGALSQTNSHISPSQQNFSQQGQSVMNSVGHNLSRGMMQPHPPQSSNPSVRQHGLINSLNMQQQSYLQRPLQMNGMGPGRGHSEVSQSQPGNQLSMQSQQCNNDGANSDLMFYSGQIHMYEQNSNFSGQMDCAIQQQQHMSSVKATTMSSPGTNQVSSTVNSHSLDQAQIDFDAIMDDGDHSSLMSGTLSPSLLQNLSQNSSRLTTPRNSLTLQPIPAGLTNMAIGDMSSMLTTLAEENKFLNMMS